One genomic window of Camelina sativa cultivar DH55 chromosome 5, Cs, whole genome shotgun sequence includes the following:
- the LOC104786579 gene encoding probable 3-hydroxyisobutyryl-CoA hydrolase 3 codes for MTTSTEMASHSQILVEEKSSVRTLTLNRPKQLNALSSNMISRLLRLFRAYEEDPSVTLVILKGQGRAFCAGGDIPPLLSYVIQGKWRLGAAFFADQYTLNYVLATCSKAQVSILNGIVMGAGAGVSIHGRFRIATENTVFAMPETALGLFPDVGASYFLSRLPGFFGEYVGLTGARLDGAEMLACGLATHFVPSTRLTALEAELCTVASSDPSFASTILDAYTEHQHVKQNSAYHRLDVIDRCFSRRTVEDIISALEREFTQRPDDWISSTTQALKKASPSSLKISLRSIREGRLQGVGNCLIRDYRMVCHVMKGDLSKDIVEGCRAILVDKDKNPKWEPRRLEDIKDRMVDKFFERLEGLEDLKLPPRNNLRASSIAAKL; via the exons ATGACAACGTCCACCGAGATGGCCTCTCACTCTCAG ATTTTGGTGGAAGAGAAATCAAGTGTTAGAACCTTGACATTAAACAGACCCAAGCAGCTGAATGCTCTGTCCTCTAACATG ATCTCCCGATTGTTGCGACTATTCCGTGCATATGAGGAGGACCCTAGTGTGACACTTGTCATCCTAAAGGGTCAGGGAAGAGCCTTTTGTGCTGGTGGCGACATTCCACCTCTTCTTAGTTACGTCATACAAG GCAAATGGAGACTTGGTGCCGCTTTTTTCGCAGACCAATACACGCTCAACTATGTTCTGGCCACGTGTAGCAAAGCTCAG GTTTCAATTTTGAATGGTATTGTCATGGGAGCTGGAGCTGGTGTCTCCATCCATGGTCGATTTCGCATTGCAACTGAGAACACG GTTTTTGCCATGCCTGAGACAGCTCTTGGGCTCTTTCCAGATGTAGGAGCCTCCTATTTCTTGTCAAGGCTCCCTGGCTTTTTTG GAGAGTATGTTGGCCTCACAGGAGCTAGGTTAGATGGAGCCGAAATGCTTGCTTGTGGCCTTGCAACTCATTTTGTGCCCTCAACG AGGTTAACTGCACTAGAAGCAGAACTTTGTACAGTTGCTTCAAGTGATCCAAGCTTTGCCTCAACAATTCTTGATGCATATACTGAGCATCAGCACGTTAAACAGAACAGTGCTTACCACAG GTTAGATGTCATTGATAGGTGCTTCTCGAGAAGAACAGTGGAGGATATCATATCTGcactt GAGAGAGAGTTTACTCAGAGACCAGATGACTGGATCTCCTCTACCACTCAAGCATTGAAGAAGGCTTCACCATCAAGCCTTAAAATATCTCTTAGATCG ATAAGAGAAGGAAGACTACAGGGGGTGGGGAACTGCCTTATTCGTGACTATAGAATGGTGTGTCATGTGATGAAGGGAGATTTAAGCAAAGACATAGTGGAG GGGTGTAGAGCCATACTAGTGGACAAAGATAAGAACCCAAAG TGGGAGCCAAGGCGACTTGAGGACATCAAAGATAGAATGGTAGATAAGTTCTTTGAGAGATTGGAGGGATTGGAGGATCTAAAGTTGCCGCCAAGGAACAACTTGCGTGCTTCATCAATCGCAGCAAAGCTGTGA
- the LOC104786582 gene encoding tropinone reductase homolog At2g30670-like encodes MDKRWSLQGMTALVTGGGIGIGHAIVEELAGLGARIYVCDISETILNQSLSEWKKKGFQVSGSICDVSSRSERETLMQTVSKTFDGKLNILVNNVGMVRTKPTIEYVSHDFSIHMSTNLESAYHLSQLSHPLLKASKFGSIIFISSVAGVVSMECGSIYSLTKAALNQLAKNLACEWARDGIRTNSVAPNFIHTVMAEPFFEDAGYEKNLVSRTPLGRAGEPKEVASLVAFLCLPAASYITGQTICVDGGLTVNGFSYKPDA; translated from the exons atggATAAAAGATGGAGTCTTCAAGGTATGACTGCTCTTGTAACTGGTGGAGGCATCGGAATTGG GCATGCTATCGTAGAGGAGCTAGCTGGTCTTGGAGCTAGAATCTATGTATGCGATATATCTGAAACAATCCTCAATCAAAGTTTAAGCGAATGGAAAAAGAAAGGGTTTCAAGTCAGCGGTTCAATCTGTGATGTATCCTCTCGTTCTGAAAGGGAAACACTTATGCAAACCGTCTCAAAGACGTTTGATGGCAAGCTGAACATTCTT GTTAACAACGTTGGCATGGTTCGTACAAAGCCAACAATTGAATATGTGTCACACGATTTCTCCATCCATATGTCAACAAACTTGGAATCTGCTTATCATCTTAGCCAACTTTCACATCCTCTCCTTAAAGCTTCTAAATTTGGAAGCATCATCTTTATTTCCTCAGTTGCAGGGGTTGTATCAATGGAGTGTGGATCCATCTATAGTTTAACTAAAG CTGCTTTGAATCAACTAGCAAAAAATTTGGCATGTGAATGGGCAAGAGATGGCATCAGAACCAATTCCGTTGCTCCTAATTTTATCCACACTGTTATGGCTGAACCA ttttttgaAGACGCCGGTTACGAGAAGAATTTAGTTAGTAGAACTCCACTTGGTCGCGCCGGAGAGCCTAAAGAGGTTGCGTCACTTGTGGCTTTTCTGTGTCTACCTGCAGCGTCGTATATTACTGGACAGACCATTTGTGTTGATGGAGGTCTCACTGTCAATGGTTTCTCCTACAAGCCAGATGCTTGA
- the LOC109132840 gene encoding probable 3-hydroxyisobutyryl-CoA hydrolase 3, with product MDTDSCYYCKNTICFAKDRYLVRYSFPQRLTALEAELCTVASSDPSFASTILDAYTEHQHVKQNSAYHRLDVIDRCFSRRTVEDIISALEREFTQRPDDWISSTTQALKKASPSSLKISLRSIREGRLQGVGHCLIRDYRMVCHVMKGDLSKDIVEGCRAILVDKDMNPKWEPRRLEDIKDRMVDKFFERLEGLEDLKFPPRNNLRASSIAAKL from the exons ATGGACACTGACAGCTG ctaCTACTGTAAAAACACTATTTGCTTCGCCAAGGATCGTTACTTAGTAAGGTACTCCTTTCCACAGAGGTTAACTGCACTAGAAGCAGAACTTTGTACAGTTGCTTCAAGTGATCCAAGCTTTGCCTCAACAATTCTTGATGCATATACTGAGCATCAGCACGTTAAACAGAACAGTGCTTACCACAG GTTAGATGTCATTGATAGGTGCTTCTCGAGAAGAACAGTGGAGGATATCATATCTGcactt GAGAGAGAGTTTACTCAGAGACCAGATGACTGGATCTCCTCTACCACTCAAGCATTGAAGAAGGCTTCACCATCAAGCCTTAAAATATCTCTTAGATCG ATAAGAGAAGGAAGACTACAGGGGGTGGGGCACTGCCTTATTCGTGACTATAGAATGGTGTGTCATGTGATGAAGGGAGATTTAAGCAAAGACATAGTGGAG GGGTGTAGAGCCATACTGGTGGACAAAGATATGAACCCAAag TGGGAGCCAAGGCGACTGGAGGACATCAAGGATAGAATGGTAGATAAGTTCTTTGAGAGATTGGAGGGATTGGAGGATCTAAAGTTTCCGCCAAGGAACAACTTGCGTGCTTCATCAATCGCAGCAAAGCTGTGA
- the LOC104789162 gene encoding uncharacterized protein LOC104789162, whose protein sequence is MIRNCGLLEFPLIGDSLSWRGWRDKKPIRCRLDRALANEKWHELFSNSFTEYLPMVASDHKPIIASLDDKVRRGKSAFRFDRRWLDKEGLLGAIASGWASDSGSASGNVFVLEVLEVLEVLEVHDIF, encoded by the coding sequence ATGATTCGAAATTGTGGATTACTTGAGTTTCCATTGATTGGGGATAGCCTTTCTTGGCGAGGTTGGCGGGATAAGAAGCCAATTAGGTGTAGGCTAGATAGAGCCTTAGCTAATGAGAAGTGGCATGAATTGTTTAGTAACTCTTTTACGGAGTACCTGCCGATGGTTGCATCGGATCATAAACCCATTATAGCTTCTTTGGATGATAAAGTACGTCGCGGCAAGAGTGCTTTTCGTTTTGACAGGCGTTGGTTGGATAAAGAGGGTCTGCTTGGAGCTATTGCTTCGGGTTGGGCGTCGGATTCAGGCTCTGCTTCGGGcaatgtttttgttcttgaagtTCTTGAAGTTCTTGAAGTTCTTGAAGTTCATGATATATTTTAA
- the LOC104786580 gene encoding tropinone reductase homolog At2g30670-like, translating into MWYRYIIDTLRHTKKMDKRWSLQGMTALVTGGASGIGHAIVEELASFGARIHVCDISESLLNQSLSEWKNKGFQVSGSICDVSSHSEREKLMQTVSKMFDGKLNILVNNVGVVRPKPTIEYVADDFSFHITTNLESAYHLSQLSHPLLKASAYGSIIFISSVGGVVSMECGSIYSLTKGALNQLAKTLACEWARDSIRTNSVAPNFIYTAMAQPTLEDADFKNSLFSRIPLGRAGEPKEVASLVAFLCLPAASYITGQTICVDGGLTVNGFSYKPHA; encoded by the exons ATGTGGTATCGCTACATAATTGATACTCTCcggcacacaaaaaaaatggataaaagATGGAGTCTTCAAGGTATGACGGCTCTTGTAACTGGTGGAGCCAGCGGAATCGG GCATGCTATAGTAGAAGAGCTAGCTAGTTTTGGAGCCAGAATCCATGTATGCGATATATCTGAATCACTGCTGAATCAAAGTTTAAGCGAATGGAAAAATAAAGGATTTCAAGTGAGTGGTTCAATCTGTGATGTATCCTCTCATTCCGAGAGGGAAAAACTTATGCAAACCGTCTCAAAGATGTTTGATGGCAAATTGAACATCCTT GTGAACAACGTTGGTGTAGTTCGTCCAAAGCCAACAATAGAATACGTGGCAGACGATTTCTCGTTCCATATTACAACAAACCTGGAATCTGCATATCATCTTAGCCAACTTTCACATCCTCTCCTTAAAGCTTCTGCATATGGAAGCATCATATTTATTTCCTCTGTTGGAGGAGTTGTATCAATGGAGTGTGGATCCATCTATAGCTTAACGAAAG GAGCTTTGAATCAATTGGCAAAAACTTTGGCCTGTGAATGGGCACGAGATAGCATACGAACCAACTCAGTTGCTCCTAATTTTATCTATACTGCAATGGCTCAACCC ACTTTGGAAGACGCCGATTTCAAGAACAGTTTGTTTAGTAGAATTCCACTTGGTCGCGCTGGAGAGCCTAAAGAGGTTGCATCACTTGTGGCTTTTCTGTGTCTACCTGCGGCTTCATATATTACTGGTCAGACCATTTGTGTTGATGGAGGTCTCACTGTCAATGGTTTCTCCTATAAGCCACATGCTTGA
- the LOC104786581 gene encoding uncharacterized protein LOC104786581 isoform X1 codes for MYSEAQAVLSSSCSLHPPLVFSTSFMALVYALSHFSLFQRFFFVSEESFFFGLFLKRLKLCFHVCLAGNIVFFLFDELTGHICHALWEAKRGVFQGTYSMVLA; via the exons ATGTACTCGGAGGCCCAAGCCGTTCTTTCGTCATCTTGTTCCCTTCATCCTCCACTGGTCTTCTCAACATCGTTTATGGCTCTTGTCTATGCTCTCTCGCATTTTTCCCTCTTTCAGCgattcttcttcgtctccg AAGAATCATTTTTCTTCGGATTGTTCTTGAAAAGGTTAAAGCTTTGTTTTCACG TCTGCTTGGCAGGGAATATtgtgttctttttgtttgatgaacTCACAGGACACATATGTCATGCACTTTGGGAGGCTAAGCGTGGCGTTTTCCAAGGTACATATAGTATGGTATTAGCATGA
- the LOC104789161 gene encoding uncharacterized protein LOC104789161 encodes MERGQRKGTPSLMKSDTDKEIRKSDKQEQQCAECEGFGHYKSECPNNKRKSSLQCYGCKGYGHTKFDCPSRENKQKSYITWSESDSDEEVNKGEVLNSFLALLGVIEEDEEDDVAISSIDMEAWFAVEDGWSHPTEKNEEGEMVPKHRKKWTVKEKAESKHNSQALSVIFKSLPRAIFNQVQGCEAAKEAWDILVVMFEGTSRVKRTRLDNLASDFENLHMTETESVADYSSRLSGIAQEAVVLGKRYKDKKLVKKFLRSLPNKFHPHRSATDVSLNSDELKYNQEVADEEKVGLLVKKYFRKMERGQRKGTPSLMKSDTDKEIRKSDKQEQQCAECEGFGHYKSECPNNKRKSSLQCYGCKGYGHTKFDCPSRENKQKSYITWSESDSDEEVNKGEVLNSFLALLGVIEEDEEDDVVLETKDLDEKVQSDSDGEEADLSVEDQIELLIKTVVQKTQDNTQLTSERDILQLHIAMITKELSEEKAKTLRLEKQLEEQMKNIRMLNKGTKDLDTLLSAGRSSNLKRGLGYQGTNTNTTTQFVKGMGSKPKLNEKKFSTTTRLYDQCSVNQNPRIPRMRVHPELDTRPPYASSGFQQTAQRPVRLSRRRGCCLVQRGEFYPAVRRNTQGYVRKDDLYCQVAFTAEKTKVDQAKWYFDSGCSRHMTGALDNLSYLEDVAGGRVTFGDGGKGTIRGKGTTSGDSQPHLRDVFLVEGLKANLISISQLCDEGLDVTFTKKGCKAVDQQGSVRLRGRRSGNNCYMWKSSMQCFNTTTELDTELWHQKLGHLNIRTMMKLANQEVVRGIPKLKGDPHFTCGPCNKGKQVKASHGPVADIRTSHALQLVHMDLMGPIQVQSISGRRFIFVMIKSEKCSVQAIRSDHGGEFQNDKFDQLCGHQGIVHQYSAPRTPEQNGVVERKN; translated from the exons ATGGAAAGGGGTCAGCGGAAGGGAACACCATCGCTCATGAAATCCGATACTGATAAGGAGATCAGGAAGAGtgacaagcaagaacaacagtGTGCTGAATGTGAGGGTTTTGGACATTACAAGTCTGAGTGTCCAAACAACAAACGTAAGAGTTCTCTGCAGTGCTATGGGTGCAAGGGTTATGGTCACACCAAGTTTGATTGTCCTTCACGTGAGAACAAGCAGAAGTCTTACATTACTTGGAGTGAAAGTGACTCAGATGAAGAAGTCAACAAAGGAGAGGTTCTGAACAGCTTCCTTGCACTGCTGGGTGTCattgaggaagacgaagaagatgatgtg GCCATCTCAAGCATCGACATGGAAGCTTGGTTTGCGGTGGAAGATGGTTGGTCACATCCGACAGAAAAGAATGAGGAAGGAGAAATGGTTCCTAAACACAGGAAAAAATGGACAGTCAAGGAAAAAGCAGAGTCCAAACATAACTCACAGGCACTGTCAGTTATCTTCAAGTCTCTGCCTAGGGCTATCTTCAATCAAGTTCAAGGATGTGAAGCCGCCAAGGAAGCATGGGATATTCTGGTAGTCATGTTTGAGGGTACAAGTAGGGTCAAACGTACAAGGCTGGACAATCTTGCATCAGATTTTGAAAACTTGCACATGACTGAAACTGAGTCAGTCGCTGATTACAGTAGTCGGTTGAGTGGTATTGCACAAGAAGCTGTAGTCTTGGGTAAACGGTATAAGGACAAGAAGCTGGTGAAAAAATTCCTCAGAAGTCTGCCTAACAAGTTTCATCCACACAGGTCTGCTACAGATGTGTCGCTGAATTCTGATGAGCTCAAGTATAATCAA GAAgttgcagatgaagaaaaagtggGCTTGTTGGTTAAGAAGTACTTTCGCAAGATGGAAAGGGGTCAGCGGAAGGGAACACCATCGCTCATGAAATCCGATACTGATAAGGAGATCAGGAAGAGtgacaagcaagaacaacagtGTGCTGAATGTGAGGGTTTTGGACATTACAAGTCTGAGTGTCCAAACAACAAACGTAAGAGTTCTCTGCAGTGCTATGGGTGCAAGGGTTATGGTCACACCAAGTTTGATTGTCCTTCACGTGAGAACAAGCAGAAGTCTTACATTACTTGGAGTGAAAGTGACTCAGATGAAGAAGTCAACAAAGGAGAGGTTCTGAACAGCTTCCTTGCACTGCTGGGTGTCattgaggaagacgaagaagatgatgtggtgTTGGAAACCAAAGACTTAGATGAGAAGGTGCAATCTGATTCAGATGGAGAGGAGGCTGATTTGTCGGTAGAAGATCAGATAGAGCTTCTCATCAAGACAGTGGTACAGAAGACTCAAGACAACACCCAGTTAACTTCTGAAAGAGATATCTTGCAACTACACATTGCAATGATCACTAAAGAACTAAGTGAAGAGAAGGCCAAGACTCTGCGTCTTGAGAAGCAGTTAGAAGAACAGATGAAGAATATCAGAATGCTGAATAAGGGAACTAAAGATCTGGATACTCTGCTTAGCGCTGGAAGATCTAGCAATCTGAAGCGGGGTCTGGGTTATCAAGGAACAAACACCAACACGACCACTCAGTTTGTCAAAGGGATGGGGTCTAAGCCCAAGCTGAACGAGAAGAAATTCTCTACAACGACTAGATTATATGATCAGTGTTCTGTGAATCAGAATCCAAGAATCCCAAGGATGAGGGTGCATCCTGAGTTGGACACTAGACCGCCATATGCCTCAAGTGGGTTTCAGCAGACAGCTCAAAGACCTGTTAGGCTtagtagaagaagaggatgttg CCTGGTGCAACGTGGTGAGTTTTATCCAGCTGTGAGAAGGAACACACAGGGATATGTCAGGAAAGATGATCTTTACTGTCAGGTGGCATTCACAGCGGAAAAAACAAAGGTTGATCAGGCCAAGTGGTACTTTGACAGTGGATGCTCCAGGCATATGACTGGTGCCCTTGACAATCTATCCTATCTAGAAGATGTTGCTGGAGGAAGAGTTACTTTTGGTGATGGAGGAAAGGGAACTATCCGAGGAAAAGGTACAACTAGTGGTGATTCTCAACCACATCTTAGGGATGTTTTCTTGGTCGAAGGGTTGAAGGCAAACCTGATAAGCATTAGCCAGTTGTGTGATGAAGGCCTGGATGTCACATTCACCAAGAAGGGGTGCAAGGCTGTTGATCAACAAGGATCAGTGCGACTCAGAGGCAGGAGATCTGGTAATAACTGTTACATGTGGAAGTCATCAATGCAGTGTTTTAACACGACTACTGAGTTGGACACAGAGCTGTGGCATCAGAAACTTGGTCATCTTAATATTCGCACAATGATGAAATTGGCAAATCAAGAGGTTGTGCGTGGAATTCCTAAGCTGAAAGGTGATCCACATTTCACATGTGGTCCTTGCAACAAGGGCAAGCAAGTCAAGGCGTCTCATGGGCCAGTGGCAGACATTCGAACTAGTCATGCACTTCAGCTGGTTCATATGGATCTGATGGGTCCAATACAAGTCCAAAGCATTTCTGGGCGAAGGTTCATCTTTGTCATG ATTAAGAGTGAAAAATGTTCCGTCCAAGCTATTCGGAGTGATCATGGAGGAGAGTTTCAGAATGACAAGTTTGATCAATTATGCGGGCATCAGGGCATTGTTCATCAGTACTCTGCTCCAAGAACTCCAGAGCAGAATGGTGTTGTCGAACGAAAGAACTGA
- the LOC109132841 gene encoding uncharacterized protein LOC109132841, with the protein MQKKYIIDLLAKPNMLNSKPVTTPLSPHPPLTPTSGELFDNPAQYRIVVGSLQYLSFMLPDLAFVVNRLSQFMHSPTVLHWQAAKRVLRYLAGIMDMVSTNAYVIYLGTTPIAWSSKKQSGVTRSSIESEYPAIANATSELMWICSLLTELGVRLPTAPVVYFDNMGATYLYENPVLRSLTHEAHCH; encoded by the exons ATGCAAAAGAAGTACATCATTGACCTCCTCGCTAAACCAAATATGTTGAATTCCAAGCCCGTCACTACGCCGTTATCCCCTCATCCGCCGTTAACACCTACTTCTGGGGAGCTTTTCGATAATCCAGCTCAGTATCGCATAGTTGTTGGCAGTCTTCAATACTTGTCATTCATGCTGCCTGATCTTGCCTTTGTGGTTAACCGTTTATCTCAGTTCATGCATTCTCCCACTGTTCTACACTGGCAGGCTGCCAAGCGCGTGCTACGCTATCTCGCCGGTATA ATGGATATGGTATCTACGAATGCATATGTTATTTACCTCGGCACCACTCCTATTGCATGGTCTTCCAAGAAACAGAGCGGGGTTACTCGCTCTTCAATAGAATCCGAATATCCAGCTATTGCTAATGCCACTTCAGAACTTATGTGGATCTGCTCCTTACTCACTGAACTTGGAGTCCGCTTGCCAACAGCTCCAGTGGTCTACTTCGACAACATGGGTGCTACTTACCTTTATGAAAATCCAGTGTTACGTTCACTCACGCATGAAGCACATTGCCattga
- the LOC104786581 gene encoding uncharacterized protein LOC104786581 isoform X2 — MYSEAQAVLSSSCSLHPPLVFSTSFMALVYALSHFSLFQRFFFVSEESFFFGLFLKRLKLCFHGNIVFFLFDELTGHICHALWEAKRGVFQGTYSMVLA; from the exons ATGTACTCGGAGGCCCAAGCCGTTCTTTCGTCATCTTGTTCCCTTCATCCTCCACTGGTCTTCTCAACATCGTTTATGGCTCTTGTCTATGCTCTCTCGCATTTTTCCCTCTTTCAGCgattcttcttcgtctccg AAGAATCATTTTTCTTCGGATTGTTCTTGAAAAGGTTAAAGCTTTGTTTTCACG GGAATATtgtgttctttttgtttgatgaacTCACAGGACACATATGTCATGCACTTTGGGAGGCTAAGCGTGGCGTTTTCCAAGGTACATATAGTATGGTATTAGCATGA